The region tgctccttatacttggctgcttttatgcacgccaattctcttctttcttcggcgagatctagttctgctctcagtccgtcgtcattcatttctgaggagaaatttagggttcggggactgggtacgccgatctccaccggaattacggcttcagtgccgtacaccaggctatacggagtttcaccgttggaggttttgggtgtagttcggtaggaccataggacttgagggagattttctacccattgtcctttggcttgttctaaccgagcttttaaccctttcaccagaatccggttcgttacttccgtttgtccgtttgcttggggatgggagaccgaagtgaaccgctgttgaatgttcagctcttggcaccaattcttgaacgtcttgtcggtgaactgagtcccattatccgagatgaggatgtggggtatgccaaatcggcacactatgttcttccagacgaagttcaatgcctttgagctcgttatcgtagctaatggttcagcctccacccacttcgtgaagtagtccacggcaacgataaggaatttcatttgccgaggagcttgagggagtggtcccactatgtctatgccccattgcatgaaaggccaagggctttgcatagtgtatagatcggtctgcggcatccttgggacatttgcatgaatttggcacttcgtacacttcttgacgagctgcactgcctcttgtaccatggttggccaataatatccccatctcagaacttttttagctaaagctctggctccgatgtggctaccgcacgatccttcatgaacttctctgaggatgtagtccgtctcttctggtcctacgcaccgcaataacggctggaggtaagactttctaaagaggactccttcatgaagttcgtaccgaagagctcggcacgtgatcttccgagcttctctcttatcctcgggcaattgtccttgatccagatactgcaagatcggcgtcatccagttcggcgagctggatacagaatgtacctcggcttcatcaatgcttcgatgcattaattcttccgcctttgagctcggatctgaggccaacttacttaaggtatctgctcggctattttccgctctgggaatgcggattatccgaaaataggagaaacttcggctgatgctttgcgctttgtccaaatacttcttcattctctcgtcacgggcttcacttgtacccaacatgtgatttactatgacttgtgaatcacaatggactttgagagatttgacgagtagactttgcgctaactggagtccggccaggagggcttcgtactcggcttcattattagtagtggggaataggaaacgaagtgagtaggttacctcgtgtccgtcgggagcgacaagtaaaataccagctccacttcccatcttgtttgaagctccatctacgaatccgctccagcagtccggcggctctacttcggattccaagggctgtgctagttcggcattggcagaattcttctgttcggcaataataggaattgcttgatcgaacttcgcttctgcaagaaaatctgccaaggcttgtcccttgatggctttccgaggtagatattcaattgtgtgctctcccaactctatagcccacttggcgattctgcctgatgcttctggcttggtcaaaacttgccgaagaggtagatcggttaagacgcataccttgtgagcatagaagtatggccgcagtctccttgctgcatttactaacgccagagcaattttttccagaggttgataccttgtttctggacctcttaatgctcggcttgtaaagtagatgggaaactgctttaggccttcttctcgtacaagcaccgcgctgatggtttgatccgatgccgctaagtataagaatagtacttcggcttcggctggagcagagagaataggaagctcggctagataacttttgagctcgtcaaaggcctttttctgctcggctccccactcgaactttggtgcctttttcaacaccttgaagaacggcagttgcttttcggctgcttgggaaaggaatcgactcagtgcggctagacatccggttagcctttgcacgtcatgtatggacttcggcattgccatgttctgaacgacttgaacttttgaggggtttgccttgagtccgtcttttgaaacccaacaacccagaaactttcccgaatctaccaaaaaggtacacttttggggattaagtttgaggttggctttcttgagcacgttgagagtggacttgaggttgtgctcgtactccgaggtgcttttgctcttgacgactatatcgtcaacatatacttcgacttcctttccaatcaggtgccgaaaaagcttgtctaccatcctttgataagtggctccggcattctttaaaccgaatggcatctttttataagcgaaaatgccgaaatcagtaatgaaggccgtttttgaagcgtcaatctcatccattaaaacctgatggtatcctttgtatagatcaagaaaacaaaaaatttcaaagcctatcagagcttctacttttttatctatgttcggaaggggatagcaatctttgggacagtgcttatttagatcggtgaaatctatgcacatccgccatcctccttcctttttcttgatcatgacaggattggccacccacgaaggatacttcacttcgaataacacatccgccttcaataattgacggacttcgtcatggatgacttgacttcgttctgccgcaaagagtctttgcttctgttttatcggccggaccgaaggatcaatatttaaacgatgagtgattacctcggggggcactccggtcatgtccaacggagaccatgcaaagacgtctttgtactccttgaggagctggatggttttttcccgaagtagaggcgttcccgcgaagccgatcttaaccgttctggatggatcgtcttcgtacagctgaactgtcatcgagttcggctccggtatgacttcggtcatcgcctctgactccggctgctgtgattgctatgcttggtggtgccgatctgactgctcggcacttctaagcgcaatttgcaggcattcctttgctcttttttggtcacctcggatgaccgctatccctcctttagtagggatcttgatggtgaggtgataggtggagcaaacggcccgaactgtgttgagccagtctcttcccaggatgacgttgtacggggaccgagcttttaccacgaaaaactcaatcatcgtactggagctagtaggcgctttccccaccgtgatcggaaggctgataataccttcagggcgggtgtcctcctgggcgaagctcttcaggggaagcggagccgggctgagccgagctgggtccacttctagtttgtcgaagcactctttaaaaagaatgctgactgacgctcctgtatccacaaacaccctgtggatcagtttgtttgccactccggcttggatgacaatggcgtcttggtgaggagagatggccgggacgggatcagcatccgagaacgtaatcacttcgtcctgcttcagccttttatgcgttggctcctctcgattggagcccctgcgctctgacttcagggacgacttggtcttcccggcagggagagcgtcaatagtcaggattactccatcatattgcggctcgtcatcgtcttcgggatccggctgccttttcggatcctgaggagcgcagttcgcacctctctgcttcttattcttctttgactgcttgctttggtattttttcaatgtccctgccctcacaagaacatcgatacctgcagccaagtttctgcactcctcggtatcgtgaccgtggtcttgatggtaggagcagtagttatcctggggtcggcgcgcggcagatttcgtcatccgctttggcttttcgaacaggtcggagtgtagttcgaaaatttccgctctcggcttgttcagcggtacgaactgagcgggcggcttctcgggattgagacggggtcccaatctgtcttgcaccggagtcctttgaatcctttcaaaaggagttcggcgaggatgtccctgatcgccaaaaggagttcggcgaggatgtccctgatcgctatgatcgggcttcctcctgtctcctcgggacgatgagctgtctaacgaccgtttgcgacggtctgcctcatcggcccgggagtactggtccgcaatgtcccacatttcctgagctgtctgcggaccgcactcaacgagcttcctgtagagagctccgggcaggattccattttggaatgccgagatgacaagcagatcgttgagatcgtctacttgcaggcattccttgtggaatcttgtcataaagtcgctgattttttcgtcgcgaccttgacgaatggaaagcagctgagccgaagtgattcgggcttccgctttctgaaagaacctcctgtggaaggcatccattagatctcggtaagatctgatgctgccctaggggaggctatcgaaccaccttctcgcgttcccgatgagcagctcgggaaacagcttgcacatgtggacctcgttgagaccctggttcgccatgttatactgatagcgccccaagaaatcgtgagggtccacgagcccgtcgtaagtcatcgacggagttcggtagttctgcggtaggggagttcgggtgatgtcgtccgagaacggagtcttcagtgctccgtacacggcgaatccgatatctcgtcggtatggaggagattgagttctcctgtgattccggtaccgaggaagagcaggaatatgtcggggttgaggattcttcttcctggaagacacggtactactgcggtagtgactttcatgtctggatgaggaaggagaatcctccgctttcgtcttcggctcttggctcttttgcaggaaggctaagaactcatcctgcttctcagccaagaatagcttgacagcctcattcaaatcaggctgctgggaagactcagtgggacgatttttggagcggcctgttccttcgccatgagaactggtggtggatttatccctaggctgttttccagacctatgggatggattggcttcttcctggttctcacgggcaggaatacgggtactctgcgatctggtatgcattttttgggtggaaaaaaatggatcaaaaattcgctttatcacaaattttgttctctgtttcccacagacggcgccagtgatggatccgcgaatttttgatgttagcaaatgctggtagagaatgaaaatacagacacaaagaatttacgtggttcgatttactgaagtaaatctacgtccacgggaaaaagggagggcaagattgtattgcttgatctgttttctacagcttacaaatacaaacttgctatttgctatatggtgttttatctctagagagcttaaccttctcatatcagatctaagttccatttatatcttggactaagatcgtggcttgcatcaccaccctaagtcgtggatgtcgtgtaggtcatggcctaagatcgcggatgtagcgtaggtcatggcctacgatcgtggcctgagttgacaccacgtggtagtgggtgtgttggacatcctgtatgggtccactaactccttgttcggtcgaatactgagaccgaactgctttggttgccgatctgagagtagagcttgatgccgacctgagagcagagcttgattggttggcttttaccgagctgtaggctgaggccgaactctttggtaatgccgaactcatactcctgctttggttgccgatctgagagtagagcttgatgccgacctgagagcagagcttgataggttggcttttaccgagctgtaggctgaggccgaactctttggtaatgccgaactcatactcttccttgggctttgggctgatgggccgtcattgctgttgggcttgtttagtacgcaccccattgctgttgggcttgtttagtacgcaccccatcacatCTCATTTTCCTAGTGCAAATATGTTGTCACAAAAAATTACTCCTACAAatgaagatatgaaaaagaaatCAGTGATGAAAGGTTGTCCATTGCTAGATTTGAACCAATCCTTAGAAGAAACAGTTACGCATCCGAAGGCAACAGAGGAGGAGCCCGAATATGGCTGCAACTTCTGCCCGAAGAAGTTCTCTAACAAGCAAGCGCTGGGAGGACATCAAAACGCCCACAAACTTGACAAGGTCGGACAAAAGCGACCCCCCCAACGACAAGAAGGATGCCCCGGTAACGCTATTAGTCCAAATTCCTTCCATCAAGttccgaaaaagaataagaggGCACACTACATTCCATACATGGAGCATCAATCTCAGCCATTAAGATTTGGTGGCTTTTGCACTATCCCAAAACAGCCCTTTATGCCCCAAATGCATGCCCCTGGCTCCATGTTCCGAATGTCTGGTGCACCGCAATATCCCTTTATGGGACGAGGCGCAAGTACGTCTAAAGAGAGATCCACAGCGGCCGCTGCAAATAGCGATGAAGCAGGCCATCACGGCCACATTCAGCATCCAGAAGATGGCCTTGATTTATCATTAAAGCTTTAATTATGTTGCTCCTGTTTTATGCTGTTGTTTCCAGTTTCCATCAATTCTATCAGATTTTTTTTCCATGAATAAAGTCTCTAGCTAGTTCTCAACTTCTGCATACTTGGGATTATATTTGTGAAGGGCCAAGTAGAACTAGTAACTGCCAAAGTAGAACTAGTAACTGCTTTGTGAAGCTCGGGGTTTGTCTTTTCTATCTATTCTTCTCTCTTTGGCTGTTGGGTGTTGCTGCTTGGTTGCTTTAGTTCTCGTTTGTGGTTTGTAGGCCTTCTTGTGTTAGTTGTTATTATGTTGTTTTTGCTTGCTTTTTGATTCTCATGCGTAAGTTGGACCTTTGCTCGCCTTTTATGGTTTTGAGCCTTTATTAATGCATCAAAAAAAAACCAATGGTGCAACAGTGGTTTTTGGGCAATGGGATTTTGGAGGAAATTTGGCTTCCACCAAAGCCATTGACTCACCCAGCTTTTGAGGCGTTCGTCATCAATTTTTTACCGTCTCTTCGATGAGGGTCAGaattgacatttgttgttgacTCATCATCGTTTTTTGCAACAGTCTCGATGATAGGATCAGATATGGAATCCTTTTTAGCCATGACCACTTTTTTTTGCTAAATATGCAACTGCATCCATTATTTTATTAAGAAGTTTATTCATCTCGACAAAGTAAATGACATCCTCATCAAAGTTATGATAAATAGCATCCAGAAATTCTTATCATGAGTAATCAGGATTCGGGCGTCGATACTCGTGGAACCATACAAATGCTGGATGGTCAAAAAATAACAACAGTCGATCGACATCAAAGAAAAAGTGATAGTCAAAATATTCTTGAatattgataagtcgtattctaggccttggttactggtcagtatgatgtgcaaaattgattatatctgcaaaaacagttgctcaaagtgtgcaggttaagtgttctagccagtagggaagtttcggaatgttcaggtgaaaaagggcgtcagcatgatctcatactgatcagtattcgtgctgaaacggcttgagatggggAAGACGGATAgttgggacggattacccacaattgagggcaaagaagtcaacttgcaatgaggatttaccctaaaatcaagggtaagcctccctataaaaggaagccaagaaggagagagaaaagagacacattcactcattcaccaccatctttaggtagagagttctctcggtaataccagtctttcagccgtgtcccgcttcttgcctcgccgcagccatgatcacctggcgcccagatgttcccggagtaccagtcatccttattccagccagcaagatcatagtttaggagttccatcgcccggagtggcaaaacacttttatttcgctttcgtagttaaatttacttgcattttccttacgttggatctttgctgcttttgaatttcactgctttgaagtattttgttgaagatccgaacaatttttaatgctatgaagttgatttctgtTCAGTTTGTCGAGCTGctttcttttccttctgcctagttagcttagatctagagtttctggtcgttttgagtatcgaatcgtgtgtttccagttagtagtttatttcttcgagttagcataatctgtttacttttatttcatagaggtttgtttcatgcaaggcgcagttatgtgtttcttgtcttcttccatgctgatcagtaggcgggatttcagtttcgatgtttgattttagatttggaatttttgattgtagatctgtgttcgtgagttattaatctgtgtttttatggtgctgaatctggtttgttttctgattttagtttgtgtttgttgaagaagatgatgtccatatccaagtttgggaccacttttgctttttagatgctttttactttttgtccttcacctttagtacaccctgcagatctgtcagcctagtcaccacaactaccacttattctctgcttttctgtttagccttttatagaaacctagtactttccgcatattttctgttacaccgcatccaccataattccacgtacaccactacatgtcaaccaccattcacccttcctagtcagtaggacaccatcttaatttcccgtctaggtagagactcaacccaagcgtggtagctaaccaaaccgtccagaatatcaccacaacagttttaacgcaccatctctgtgggattcgacccctaccttcactatactacccagtagaagagggttgaggaatctttgaaactagggtctaggcttagttaggatctctatcctgaccagtaggatatatccttacttgaacgacacctacgcaccctgctgctctttcaaatggcgccgttgccggggatggatggcgttattagttacttttgtgtgtgataccttggtgtatatattgtgtataattttcctttttcttttcatttcagtttatgagcagtagctcgtctcctgatcagtggaggctgaaaatactcaagcgaggaactatactcgtaaccactcgttctggcctgtcgaccaccttgtctgacctaggcacgagtagtgacgaagagaagggcaccatagagggaccaataccagaagagaaaccactgttggaagccaacccaagggaaatggccaaccagggagatgaagacccggagatcgggacgctgaacgcacatactgaaggagagcccctGCAAGCCATAGTtgttactccagggcaaaccgcctgcgatgtgaagcctcatgtgatcgcgatcctgcctacatactgtgggaagagctatgaagggccgtatgagtttcttcatgagttttataaaatttgtagggcgcagaggagaccagcaggagcgactgaggatgattataggctgaaggctttgccatttgtgctcaagggggaagctaacacctggttcatgcgcctgccccccaactctattgagacttgggccgatttcaagtcagcattcctgggcgagttttttccgtcatccaagacaagcgcgctgaagagggaaataactaatgtgaagcaagggtatgatgaacccttgagtgattattgggcaagatacatgggtcttttggaatcatgtcccaaccatcgcatgacGGAAATtaaagtacatcatactttctacgaaggtatgaacgcggtaaccaaggacctggcaaattcatcgtcagaaggaagcttcacgcaattacgggtcagcgaagcgaagagagtcctaaggaagctactgaatgcaaagaaagagtatgaccattcaagggaaggatacaaccgagagcgggctgctgttgcctcgcttactgatcaggaaaataagctggagcagaaaatggatttgaaaatgtatgagctgaagaagtcacttctgagtgcgatcgagaagagcactccaccacctcccccagctgggaattacaagggtgcagagcaggaaaatcaaggaccgaactatgatcagcctaatgacttcgggaatatggagcaagttaatgctgcggggtacttcaattctagtggacattggattcaaggtagacaacgggatgcaccatggagggatcatccaaacttccgatggggtgacggaagccaaaatcagaaccaaggtcagaaccagtataacccccatccgaaccaaaaccctaaccgtggaccagcaaacccagactaccagcccatctggtcaggaagaaaccaacaatcccaaaaccaaaacccacaaaaccagaacccgaaccctgtctatgtgccgccccaccagagaaacttccaaaatttccaaaatcagccgaacccatgaccccaacaccatcagaacctaaataaattccaaggccagcaccagaatcaatatcctccagatcagtacacccctcctgcccagtataaccaatacccgcctaatcaaggccagcaaaactcccagaactatcaacaccaagggccgagtcatttccaaaattcgaacaggccaaggagatccgttgaggacatgatgggtgaaatgctagcgtcacaacagagcatcaaaggagaattgcaatcccataatgaggtcgtgcgggggatgcaaaatgccagaaggaacataaggcgaacatggatatgatgaataggcagttagctcaactggccagttcagtgggtgatttgaagggaaatgcggggaaactcccatctacagtccaaatgcccgaaaaggcaaatgtgagtaaggttacgttgaggtcgggaactacttatgacgcgcctcaaccaaaacgacctagtggaggacccaatggaacgaagataagaggcgataccatttcagcggaagaattagggagacctatgcctcggatgcaggatccattcttcttggatgatacaccaagtgtaagagttgaacccgacaccctactgaccaggaaggaacctcctcaagaagaagagcccagaatggaggcccagacccaggaactacccaagaaagactccaagaaggttgctaagggaccagtagaggagaaaaaaggggagaaaccattcccattccgatttgttacaaagaggaagaaagagaacccggttgactacttgttgatttttgggaaattggatgtcaccataccattcctccaagccgtgaagctaccccctctcgggaaattcataaaggacttcatagccgggagagcccagaaggatggcaagattatggtggaagggatagcgtcagcaatagtgcaagagaagttaccacccaagagagccgacccaggtatgttcaccctacccataactgtaggagatgtgaaggtcgaacatgcaatgtgtgatttgggggcatctataaatgtcatgccactGTCTATCTATAACAggttgaaaggagtgaggctgtcaaatactagggtgttgatccaactggctgataggtcgtgcataagtcctgaggg is a window of Salvia splendens isolate huo1 chromosome 3, SspV2, whole genome shotgun sequence DNA encoding:
- the LOC121796887 gene encoding protein LATE FLOWERING-like, yielding MKKKSVMKGCPLLDLNQSLEETVTHPKATEEEPEYGCNFCPKKFSNKQALGGHQNAHKLDKVGQKRPPQRQEGCPGNAISPNSFHQVPKKNKRAHYIPYMEHQSQPLRFGGFCTIPKQPFMPQMHAPGSMFRMSGAPQYPFMGRGASTSKERSTAAAANSDEAGHHGHIQHPEDGLDLSLKL